A single Gambusia affinis linkage group LG22, SWU_Gaff_1.0, whole genome shotgun sequence DNA region contains:
- the zgc:153284 gene encoding SH3 domain-binding glutamic acid-rich-like protein 3, producing MLTVYMASVSGSVEMKKNQERIFSVLTSKKIAFKQVDITQNTQDKDLMRKKANNPTALPPQIFNGDVYCGDINAFNEAIENEELEKFLKL from the exons ATGTTGACGGTGTACATGGCCAGTGTGAGCGGTTCTGTGGAG ATGAAGAAAAATCAAGAACGGATCTTTTCTGTCCTCACTTCTAAGAAAATTGCCTTCAAGCAGGTGGATATTACTCAGAACACCCAGGACAAGGATTTAATGAGGAAGAAGGCAAACAATCCAACTGCACTTCCTCCACAGATATTCAACGGAGATGTATACTGTGGA GACATTAATGCATTCAACGAAGCGATTGAGAATGAAGAACTTGAGAAGTTCCTCAAGCTATAA
- the rps12 gene encoding 40S ribosomal protein S12: MAEEGTAAGGVMDVNTALPEVLKTALIHDGLARGIREAAKALDKRQAHLCVLAANCDEPMYVKLVEALCAEHQINLIKVDDNKKLGEWVGLCKIDREGKPRKVVGCSCVVVKDYGKESQAKDVIEEYFKSKK, translated from the exons ATGGCCGAGGAAGG CACTGCTGCCGGAGGTGTGATGGATGTCAACACCGCTCTCCCTGAAGTGCTGAAGACCGCACTTATCCACGACGGCCTTGCACGTGGAATCCGTGAGGCTGCCAAGGCCCTGGACAA ACGTCAGGCCCATCTCTGTGTCCTGGCTGCCAACTGTGATGAGCCCATGTACGTCAAGCTGGTGGAGGCTCTGTGTGCCGAACATCAGATCAACCTGATCAAG GTTGACGACAACAAGAAGCTCGGCGAGTGGGTCGGACTTTGCAAGATCGACCGCGAAGGAAAACCCCGCAAGGTGGTGGGCTGCAGCTGCGTTGTCGTCAAG GATTATGGCAAAGAGTCTCAAGCCAAGGATGTGATTGAAGAATACTTCAAATCCAAGAAATGA